From a region of the Coffea arabica cultivar ET-39 chromosome 3e, Coffea Arabica ET-39 HiFi, whole genome shotgun sequence genome:
- the LOC140038851 gene encoding proteasome subunit beta type-2-B-like translates to MECVFGLVGKGFALVVSDTSAVHSILVHKSDEDKIMKLDDYKLMGASGEAGDRVQFTEYIQKNVALYQYRNGIPLTTAAAANFTRGELATALRKNPYTVNILLAGYDKETGPSLYYIDYIASLHKVDKAAFGYGSYFSLAMMDRHYHRDMTLEEAVELVDKCIIEIRSRLVVAPPNFVIKIVDEGGARELHRRYSIGDAPLAAE, encoded by the exons ATGGAGTGCGTATTTGGACTAGTTGGGAAGGGTTTTGCTCTGGTGGTCTCGGATACATCGGCAGTTCACAGCATCTTAGTTCACAAATCTGATGAAGATAAAATCATGAAGCTTGATGATTATAAGCTCATGGGAGCTAGCGGCGAAGCCGGTGACAG GGTCCAGTTTACTGAATACATACAGAAGAATGTGGCATTGTACCAGTACCGTAATGGCATTCCTTTAACCACGGCAGCTGCTGCTAATTTCACAAGGGGAGAGCTTGCTACTGCCTTGCGCAAG AACCCTTACACTGTCAATATCCTTCTGGCTGGTTATGACAAGGAGACTGGTCCATCCTTGTACTACATTGACTATATTGCTAGTCTTCACAAGGTTGACAAGGCAGCATTTGGTTATGGGTCCTATTTTTCACTTGCCATGATGGATAGGCACTACCACAGGGATATGACATTGGAGGAAGCCGTTGAATTGGTTGACAAGTGCATAATAGAGATTCGGTCAAGACTGGTTGTGGCCCCACCAAACTTCGTAATTAAGATTGTCGACGAGGGAGGAGCAAGGGAGTTACATAGGCGTTACTCTATCGGGGATGCCCCTCTAGCTGCTGAATGA
- the LOC113737181 gene encoding uncharacterized protein has product MALQQLFPALSIALVLLSLPVYGQINSPCTTSMLTSFTPCLNFITNSSTNGNSPTADCCNVIKAFMANSTGCLCLVATGGVPFNLPINRTLVLSLPRTCNQPGVPLQCKASVAPIPAPGPLAGGPAVSPAANPPTGTMSPAAAPPTGSVVPQAGSPTLAPEAETNPALTPPSSTTNSGSPAGNSGNRQSVTPSAASTLSFSPLLLLAVIGAIALRNY; this is encoded by the exons ATGGCTCTCCAGCAGTTATTTCCAGCTTTATCCATTGCCTTGGTGCTTCTATCTTTGCCTGTTTATGGCCAGATCAATTCACCTTGTACAACTTCGATGCTCACCAGCTTCACTCCTTGCCTGAATTTCATTACCAATAGCAGCACCAATGGGAATTCGCCTACTGCAGATTGCTGCAATGTAATTAAGGCATTCATGGCCAACAGCACAGGCTGTCTCTGCCTTGTTGCAACTGGAGGCGTTCCCTTCAACCTTCCCATCAATCGAACTCTCGTCCTCTCCCTCCCCCGCACCTGTAACCAGCCTGGTGTACCCCTTCAGTGCAAAG CCTCTGTAGCACCTATTCCTGCTCCAG GACCTCTAGCTGGTGGACCTGCAGTGTCACCTGCAGCTAATCCTCCTACAGGTACCATGTCACCTGCAGCTGCTCCTCCTACAG GCTCTGTGGTTCCCCAGGCTGGCTCTCCAACATTGGCACCAGAGGCAGAAACAAATCCGGCTTTGACTCCACCATCTTCAACTACAAATTCAGGATCTCCAGCAGGGAATTCAGGCAACCGACAGTCTGTGACCCCATCAGCTGCCTCAACACTGAGTTTTTCACCATTGCTTCTGCTAGCTGTGATCGGAGCAATTGCCCTGAGGAATTATTGA
- the LOC113738269 gene encoding non-specific lipid transfer protein GPI-anchored 26-like — protein MAYQRAGMALALALFLFGMIWTSATAQSTDCTNVIISMSPCLNYIQGNSSTPSSGCCTQLSSVVRSQPQCLCQVLNGGGSSLGLNINQTQALELPKACKVQTPPTSQCNAASPAQSPATETPGNPSSEPAGRGSNSVPSTNSGSSDATSTKLAAPLLFFLLFVASYASTFTLSA, from the exons ATGGCGTATCAAAGAGCTGGAATGGCCCTGGCCTTGGCCCTGTTTCTGTTTGGCATGATCTGGACAAGCGCCACCGCCCAATCAACTGACTGTACCAATGTGATAATCAGCATGTCTCCTTGCCTCAACTACATCCAAGGCAACTCCTCAACCCCTTCTTCTGGGTGTTGCACGCAGCTGAGCAGCGTCGTTCGTTCACAGCCGCAGTGCTTGTGTCAGGTCCTCAATGGAGGTGGCTCCTCCCTCGGGCTCAACATCAACCAAACTCAGGCCCTCGAACTACCCAAAGCTTGCAAAGTCCAGACTCCACCCACCAGCCAATGCAATG CTGCTTCTCCTGCTCAATCTCCTGCTACTGAGACCCCTGGCAATCCTAGCTCAGAACCTGCAG GACGTGGATCTAACTCTGTACCATCAACAAACAGCGGCTCCTCTGATGCAACTTCGACCAAGTTGGCTGCCCCTCTACTGTTCTTCCTTCTGTTCGTTGCATCATATGCTTCAACCTTCACCTTGTCGGCCTGA
- the LOC113737912 gene encoding uncharacterized protein: protein MERLKTSPHLNAAIAIAFLLLFIPVHGQTNTSCTGLMLRSFAPCTNFITGGSGGSPTADCCQSLKSLMSSGRDCLCLMFTGGVPLHVPINQTLAASLPRACNSDGVPIECKGLPGAPIPAPGPTEDQPLSPSWLPEPNTPTLTPPGAGGDGTITPPGDTPGAGGDGTLTPPGSTPEGGGYPAMTPPGVRPDLSTAQPSQRVPHLLLLALVGAIAFGCS from the exons ATGGAGAGATTAAAAACTTCTCCACACTTGAATGCAGCTATAGCTATTGCTTTTTTGCTTCTATTTATTCCAGTGCACGGCCAAACCAATACGTCATGCACGGGTTTGATGCTTCGTAGCTTCGCCCCTTGTACGAACTTCATTACTGGTGGATCTGGAGGTTCACCAACTGCAGATTGTTGTCAGTCACTCAAGTCCCTCATGAGTAGTGGCAGAGATTGTCTCTGCCTTATGTTCACTGGGGGAGTTCCTCTTCATGTACCAATTAATCAAACTCTCGCAGCTTCTCTTCCGCGTGCTTGTAATTCAGATGGTGTGCCCATTGAATGCAAAG GCTTGCCTGGTGCACCTATTCCAGCTCCAG GTCCAACAGAGGATCAACCACTGTCACCTTCCTGGCTGCCAGAACCTAATACACCGACTCTTACTCCACCAGGAGCGGGAGGTGATGGAACAATTACTCCTCCCGGAGATACACCAGGAGCGGGAGGTGATGGAACACTAACGCCTCCAGGATCGACACCTGAGGGTGGTGGATATCCAGCTATGACACCGCCAGGAGTCCGACCTGATTTGTCAACAGCCCAGCCTTCTCAAAGAGTTCCACACCTTCTTCTGCTAGCATTAGTTGGAGCTATTGCTTTCGGATGTTCCTGA
- the LOC113736619 gene encoding non-specific lipid transfer protein GPI-anchored 15-like isoform X2 produces the protein MAPKGIVAISLVLATVTIFSAGGAVAQSNCNNVIITMSSCLNYVTGQSPTPPPSCCSALANVVQTNPRCLCAVIGGGSRFGFTINSTLALSLPDACKVQTPPVSRCNETSPGPAGSADGTPDSTTDPSVTGSKATPGSSSSGSVAQMHLQLVGFLLLLVSSYVSKFSCF, from the exons ATGGCACCAAAAGGGATTGTAGCAATTAGCCTAGTCTTAGCCACGGTGACCATATTTTCAGCAGGAGGAGCCGTGGCTCAATCCAATTGCAACAATGTGATTATCACCATGTCTTCATGCCTTAACTATGTCACCGGACAATCCCCAACACCACCGCCTTCATGCTGCTCTGCACTTGCTAACGTTGTTCAAACCAATCCTCGATGCCTTTGCGCCGTGATCGGTGGTGGCTCTCGATTTGGATTTACCATTAATTCCACACTTGCTCTTTCACTTCCTGATGCCTGCAAAGTGCAAACTCCCCCTGTAAGCAGATGCAATG AGACTTCACCAGGACCAGCTGGATCTGCCGATGGAACACCAGATTCCACAACCGACCCGTCTGTCACAG GATCTAAAGCAACACCAGGCAGTTCTTCCAGTGGAAGCGTTGCACAGATGCACCTTCAACTCGTTGGCTTCCTCCTGCTCTTGGTTTCATCATATGTTTCCAAATTTAGCTGCTTCTAA
- the LOC113736843 gene encoding uncharacterized protein — protein MPSPPTSQMTTGLLLFLLLTSALLLTSSGATTTKLSPSPPSSSPPPPHSRKAARSPPRSPPAPPPPAAPANCTDELVSFSKCLPYTSSSPNNTSNSPSRQCCNDVISAFTTGGAVCFCYLIQKPNLLGFPLNSTKVLSLTSLCPTRDHGTKTNFSLTSLCSGTRTLPPLKSITSPDHSSPRLSGPVNRPTPPAINFTQGSEESTADSDSPAPSYSDTSVPADSDTPAAPDGSHPEPRLAPRLPSWRPFSTSGTNSESGWLLALIMVVADVVVPTLT, from the exons ATGCCAAGTCCCCCAACTTCACAGATGACCACCGgcctcctcctcttcctcctcctcacCTCCGCCCTCCTTCTCACCTCCTCCGGCGCCACAACAACAAAACTGTCACCTTCACCTCCATCTTCGTCTCCACCTCCTCCGCATTCTAGAAAAGCAGCACGTTCTCCGCCACGATCACCTCCTGCACCACCACCACCAGCAGCTCCGGCGAACTGTACTGACGAACTGGTCTCCTTCTCAAAGTGCCTGCCGTACACTTCTTCATCTCCGAACAACACCTCCAATTCACCTTCTCGTCAGTGCTGCAATGACGTCATTTCCGCATTTACCACCGGCGGCGCCGTCTGCTTCTGCTATCTCATTCAAAAGCCTAACCTCCTCGGGTTCCCTCTCAACTCCACCAAAGTCCTCTCTCTTACCTCTCTTTGTCCGACGAGAGATCATGGAACCAAGACTAACTTCTCCCTTACTTCTCTATGTTCCG GAACACGTACTCTGCCTCCTTTAAAGAGCATTACAA GTCCCGATCACTCATCACCACGCTTATCTG GTCCTGTGAACCGTCCAACACCTCCTGCAATCAACTTCACACAAGGCTCAGAGGAGTCGACTGCTGATTCAGATAGTCCAGCACCTTCCTATTCAGACACTTCCGTACCTGCCGATTCAGACACTCCAGCCGCTCCTGATGGATCGCATCCAGAACCAAGGTTAGCACCACGTCTACCCTCATGGAGACCTTTTTCCACTAGTGGTACCAATAGCGAGTCTGGCTGGTTGCTCGCTCTCATCATGGTTGTTGCGGACGTTGTTGTTCCTACATTGACTTGA
- the LOC140038765 gene encoding LOW QUALITY PROTEIN: vicilin Cor a 11.0101 (The sequence of the model RefSeq protein was modified relative to this genomic sequence to represent the inferred CDS: inserted 2 bases in 1 codon; substituted 2 bases at 2 genomic stop codons): MEGNQGRKKVNRGGGEEQQGENNPYFFGGQRFKSKYGAEAGEFKVLERFSKRSELLKGIENYRLAILEADPNTFLLPHHSDAEAVLFVTRGEGTISFVHEERRESFNLERGDAIRVPAGSTVYLINRHNSFQFLAXPTDFSNFFVXDGFXCGKKTPADRLERVFGQQRKGIVIRARAGQIRALSQHAEGSTRRFKGQSRGPFNLLNQRPSFCNNHGQFFEATPHDNEQLKDMDVSVAVMNINQVSIHCVNLFSEWAL, from the exons ATGGAGGGGAATCAGGGGAGGAAGAAAGTCAACAGGGGAGGAGGGGAAGAACAGCAGGGAGAAAATAATCCATATTTCTTTGGGGGGCAGAGGTTTAAGTCAAAGTATGGGGCTGAAGCAGGGGAGTTTAAGGTTCTTGAGAGGTTTTCGAAAAGGTCCGAGCTTCTCAAAGGAATTGAGAATTATCGTTTAGCTATCCTTGAGGCTGATCCCAATACTTTCCTTCTTCCTCATCACTCCGATGCTGAAGCCGTTCTTTTTGTCACTAGAG GAGAAGGAACTATTAGCTTTGTGCATGAAGAAAGGAGGGAATCTTTCAATTTGGAGAGGGGAGATGCAATCAGGGTTCCAGCTGGATCAACTGTGTACTTGATAAATCGACACaacagttttcaatttttggccTGACCAACTGATTTCTCAAACTTTTTTGT TGATGGATTCTAATGTGGCAAAAAGACCCCAGCGGACAGGCTAGAAAGGGTCTTTGGACAGCAGAGGAAGGGAATAGTAATCAGAGCAAGAGCCGGGCAAATTAGAGCATTGAGCCAACATGCTGAAGGTTCCACTAGGCGGTTTAAAGGCCAATCCAGGGGTCCCTTCAATTTACTCAATCAGCGACCTTCTTTCTGCAACAACCATGGACAATTTTTTGAGGCTACTCCACATGACAATGAGCAATTGAAGGACATGGATGTCTCAGTTGCTGTCATGAACATTAATCAAGTAAGCATCCACTGTGTTAATCTGTTCTCTGAGTGGGCTTTGTAA
- the LOC113736619 gene encoding non-specific lipid transfer protein GPI-anchored 15-like isoform X1, protein MAPKGIVAISLVLATVTIFSAGGAVAQSNCNNVIITMSSCLNYVTGQSPTPPPSCCSALANVVQTNPRCLCAVIGGGSRFGFTINSTLALSLPDACKVQTPPVSRCNAANGPAMSPVGSPETSPGPAGSADGTPDSTTDPSVTGSKATPGSSSSGSVAQMHLQLVGFLLLLVSSYVSKFSCF, encoded by the exons ATGGCACCAAAAGGGATTGTAGCAATTAGCCTAGTCTTAGCCACGGTGACCATATTTTCAGCAGGAGGAGCCGTGGCTCAATCCAATTGCAACAATGTGATTATCACCATGTCTTCATGCCTTAACTATGTCACCGGACAATCCCCAACACCACCGCCTTCATGCTGCTCTGCACTTGCTAACGTTGTTCAAACCAATCCTCGATGCCTTTGCGCCGTGATCGGTGGTGGCTCTCGATTTGGATTTACCATTAATTCCACACTTGCTCTTTCACTTCCTGATGCCTGCAAAGTGCAAACTCCCCCTGTAAGCAGATGCAATG CTGCTAATGGACCGGCCATGTCTCCCGTGGGTTCTCCAGAGACTTCACCAGGACCAGCTGGATCTGCCGATGGAACACCAGATTCCACAACCGACCCGTCTGTCACAG GATCTAAAGCAACACCAGGCAGTTCTTCCAGTGGAAGCGTTGCACAGATGCACCTTCAACTCGTTGGCTTCCTCCTGCTCTTGGTTTCATCATATGTTTCCAAATTTAGCTGCTTCTAA